Genomic segment of Paenibacillus sp. FSL R5-0912:
CCCATATCTCCGGTGCTGAGCAGTACGCGTTTGCCGATGAAATTAGGCATGAGATGCTGAATGAAAGCTTGTACCGGTTTGCCGTTCAGCTTGCCGAAGCTGAGTGAGTTGATCTCGCGCAGTACGGAAATCAGTTCCTGCTTGGACTGGTAGACACGGTGGGAGGTCATGGCGCTGTATATATCGGCGACCGCTGCAATCTGGGCATAAGGATGAATATCGTTCTTGGTAAGCTGATGCGGGTAGCCGGAGCCGTCTTCACGTTCATGATGCTGCAAGGCGACTAAAGCTGTGAAAGGATCGTTCATGGAATTCTGAATGATTTCGTACCCGTAAACCGTATGTAGTTTGATTTTGTCGAATTCGGCAGCGGTCAGCTTGCCGGGTTTGTTCAGAATATCAGGGGAGATCCGGCATTTGCCGATATCGATCAGGTATCCTGCACGGCCGATCTCATAACACTCCGCCTTGGAATATCCCAGCCAGGAGGCAATATAATAGGATAGCATCCCTACCTGCAGGGAATGGTTGTAGGTATAATTGTCTTCCCGGTCAAGCAGCAGAAGGAGTGAGACGACATCTTTGTGTTTGTCGAGCGTGGATAACGTCGGCTGGAGGATATCGTCTACAACGGACTGATTGAAGCTTCCCTTAGTGAGTGCTTCCATATATAGAGATTCAAAACCATCGATCATGATGTCGAAGCTGCTGGAGGCAGCCTGGATGATTGAGGACCTGCTTGAGGGTGCGGGTTCTTCCTGCACCGTTTCAATATCAACATAATCTACGCCATGCTGTATCAGCTTGGCGATCTCCTCTAACTGGAGTCGCGATCCTTTGGGGAGTACATGCAGCCCTCGTGAGCTGAAGGTATCCATCCGCAGATGATCACCCGGTTTTAGATCCATGACGTGTACTCTCAATGAATATGCCACCTTACTATAGCGATTTTTTCCAGCATAGCAACAAAGTCGGGAATATTCAATGGTTTAGGAGTACTGTTTATAGCTGGAGGATTCTTCAGCCTGGAGATCTTTCCCGAGCCACTGTGAGCCTGAATCCCGGATATCCTTTTTCCATACGGGGACTGAGACTTTTAGCGCCTCAATGGCGTAACGGCTAGCCTCATAACAGGTATCACGGTGCGGTGCGGATACGGCAATGACAACACTGGCTTCTTTGAGCCCTACGAGCCCGATCCGGTGTGCAATTGCGCAGTGAGCCTGCCAGCGTTCCTGAATCTGGAGGCCTATTTCCTGCAGCTTCTTCAGTGCCATGGGTACATAAGCTTCATAATGAAGGGCGGTTGTCTGTTGATCTCCAGTCATCTCCCTGGTGGTGCCTACAAAGAGGAGTGAGGCTCCGTGGTTAACATCCTGTACCTTCTCCAGGAGCAGCTCAGCCTTCAAGGGCTGATCCGTAATGCTGAACAGGCCGTCTGCTGTCTCGTCAGCTTCAGGTTCTCCGCCGGACACGGGCGGGATCAATGCCACCTCGGAGCTTTCGGCAATCTCTGTATCATCCGGCGCATATTCCCGGTCAACGGCAACCAGGGATACATTGATCTGCGGAGCGGCATCGGGATATGAAGCGGAGAGCAGTTCTTTCAGTTTGCCGGCTGTCAAAGGCGACTCATGGGCATGGAATGTCAGAGTAGAGGAGCCGATGACTTCGGCCAGACCCGCAAACAGTCGAATGGACACATGCATGATTTAATCACCTCTTAGTTACATAAGTTAGGACAGCTTATAATGATTACAATATACCATATTGAGCCTGAAAATGTTATGCTAACTCTAGAAGAGCACAAGCCTGCCGCTTACACTATAAACGGCTGTACAAGTGGGAGGGAAGCAAGCTTATGAAGCCTGAGCCGCAAAGATTAACCATTCTTCATACCAATGACATACATAGCCATTATGAAATGATGAGTCCTGTAGCGGCAGAGATTTCTGCAATGAAGGCTGCTGCAGGCGAAGGTCCGGTGCTGCTGCTGGATATCGGGGACCATATGGACAGGGCTGCTGTAGAGACGGAAGGCACGATGGGGCAGGCTAACATCGATATTATGAATCTGACCGGATATGATGCTGTAACTATCGGCAACAACGAAGGCCTTACCTTCTCACAGGAGATGCTCTCGGCTATATTCACCGGCATCCAGTGTCCTGTGGTGTGCTGCAACTTCCTGGAGTCTGCAACCGGGGAGCCTCCGCACTGGATGCAGCGTCATGCCATCCTGGAGAAAGACGGGATTAAGATCGGGCTGACCGGTGCCACGGCAGCCTTCACTTCCTTCTACTCCCTGCTGGGCTGGGATGTGCTGGACCCTGAAGAAGCGCTGCGCGAGCAGTGTCTGCTGCTGGCCCCTCAAGTAGATATTCTGATCATTCTATCCCATCTGGGGCTGCCTGCGGATCAGAAGCTGGCAGAGAATCTGGAAGGGGTACATGCCATTCTTGGCGGGCACACCCACCATATGCTGGAGAAGCCGCAGATGATAGACGGCACGGCCGTATGCGGAGCCGGTAAGTTCGGCCGGTATCTCGGACGGCTGGTATTTGAGCGTGAACAGCCGGGCGGAGCCTTCCGGCTGGCTGAAGGGGGATGTACCGCAGTCAATGGCGCGCTGACTGAAGAGATCATCGCTCCGGCGGCAGCAATTCACCTGCAGCGTGGCCGTGAGGTGCTGCAGGAGACCGTTGCCATCAGCGACCGCGGGCTGCCGCTCGACCTGCAGGGCGAATCACCGTTTGGCAACCTGCTGGCACAGGCTGTCCGCCGCTTTACGGGCAGCTCCTTCTCGCTTGTCAATTCCGGGCAGCTGCTCGGCCCCCTGCCGGAGGGTAATATTACGGCAGGCATGCTGCATGCCCTATGCCCTTCCCCGATTAATCCGTGCATTGTGCAGCTTACCGGCAAGGATATCCGCATTGCGCTGGAACAGAGTCTAATGGAGGAATACCGCAATAAGGTAATCTACGGCTATGGATTCCGGGGGAATATGCTGGGCAGTCTGGCTGTCGACGGATTAAAAATCTTGTACGATCCAAGGGTCATGCCGTATGATAACGGTATTGCAATTTTTGTCGGCGGAGAAAAGCTGGAAGACGGACGGGAGTATAGTGTCGGTACGCTGGATATGTTCACATTCCGCACCGGGTATGAGAGTATAGCGAATGGCCGGGAGCCTGTCTATTTGCTGCCTCATTTCCTGCGCGATCTGCTGCGGATGGAGCTCCAGCGCCCGGGGAGTCTCGATGAGAGCGAAGTTGCCCGCTGGGTGAGTCTGACCACCTGATACATCCCGCAATCCATACAAACATTAGTAGTCATAGCTGCATCAGATTTCATTGACTAGATCAGGAGGATTATATGGATACAATTACAGCAATAATTCTGGCAATTGTAGAAGGAATAACCGAGTTTATCCCGGTATCATCAACGGGACACATGATTCTTACCACGAAGCTGCTGGGGTTTGACGAGCAGGATTCCATTATGAAGACGTATGAGATTGTCATTCAACTTGGGGCCATTCTGGCCATTGCCATTGTCTACCGCCAGCGGATTCTGAATCTGCTGGGGATCGGCCGCAGCGGCAGAAGCAGAGGCGGAGTTATGCCGGCATCACGCCTGAACCTGATT
This window contains:
- a CDS encoding HD-GYP domain-containing protein yields the protein MRVHVMDLKPGDHLRMDTFSSRGLHVLPKGSRLQLEEIAKLIQHGVDYVDIETVQEEPAPSSRSSIIQAASSSFDIMIDGFESLYMEALTKGSFNQSVVDDILQPTLSTLDKHKDVVSLLLLLDREDNYTYNHSLQVGMLSYYIASWLGYSKAECYEIGRAGYLIDIGKCRISPDILNKPGKLTAAEFDKIKLHTVYGYEIIQNSMNDPFTALVALQHHEREDGSGYPHQLTKNDIHPYAQIAAVADIYSAMTSHRVYQSKQELISVLREINSLSFGKLNGKPVQAFIQHLMPNFIGKRVLLSTGDMGVIIMNNPLDVFRPLVQSEGKFLDLSRERKIAVVEIYME
- a CDS encoding molybdenum cofactor biosynthesis protein — its product is MHVSIRLFAGLAEVIGSSTLTFHAHESPLTAGKLKELLSASYPDAAPQINVSLVAVDREYAPDDTEIAESSEVALIPPVSGGEPEADETADGLFSITDQPLKAELLLEKVQDVNHGASLLFVGTTREMTGDQQTTALHYEAYVPMALKKLQEIGLQIQERWQAHCAIAHRIGLVGLKEASVVIAVSAPHRDTCYEASRYAIEALKVSVPVWKKDIRDSGSQWLGKDLQAEESSSYKQYS
- a CDS encoding bifunctional metallophosphatase/5'-nucleotidase, with protein sequence MKPEPQRLTILHTNDIHSHYEMMSPVAAEISAMKAAAGEGPVLLLDIGDHMDRAAVETEGTMGQANIDIMNLTGYDAVTIGNNEGLTFSQEMLSAIFTGIQCPVVCCNFLESATGEPPHWMQRHAILEKDGIKIGLTGATAAFTSFYSLLGWDVLDPEEALREQCLLLAPQVDILIILSHLGLPADQKLAENLEGVHAILGGHTHHMLEKPQMIDGTAVCGAGKFGRYLGRLVFEREQPGGAFRLAEGGCTAVNGALTEEIIAPAAAIHLQRGREVLQETVAISDRGLPLDLQGESPFGNLLAQAVRRFTGSSFSLVNSGQLLGPLPEGNITAGMLHALCPSPINPCIVQLTGKDIRIALEQSLMEEYRNKVIYGYGFRGNMLGSLAVDGLKILYDPRVMPYDNGIAIFVGGEKLEDGREYSVGTLDMFTFRTGYESIANGREPVYLLPHFLRDLLRMELQRPGSLDESEVARWVSLTT